A genomic window from Variovorax paradoxus includes:
- the mobA gene encoding molybdenum cofactor guanylyltransferase MobA, producing MPAHATIAPADITGLLLAGGRGSRMGGVDKGLQPFNGEPLALHAIRRLGPQVGRLMVNANRNLADYEIFGVPVWPDSLADYAGPLAGFLTGLEHCATPWLLTVPCDTPLFPTDLAARLAEAVVAGNAEIAIAAAPEAVEGDVALRLQPVFCLLRADLRDSLQRYTEAGGRKVHTWTAQHRTAHVPFDRPGDSPDAFFNANTLAELHALENR from the coding sequence ATGCCCGCGCACGCCACCATCGCGCCCGCCGACATCACGGGGCTGCTGCTGGCCGGCGGACGCGGCTCGCGCATGGGCGGAGTCGACAAGGGGCTGCAGCCTTTCAACGGCGAACCGCTGGCGCTGCATGCAATACGGCGGCTGGGGCCGCAAGTCGGCCGGCTGATGGTCAATGCCAATCGCAACCTCGCCGACTACGAAATCTTCGGCGTGCCGGTCTGGCCCGACAGCCTCGCGGACTATGCGGGGCCGCTCGCGGGCTTTCTGACCGGGCTGGAGCACTGCGCCACGCCCTGGCTGCTGACCGTGCCTTGCGACACTCCCCTGTTCCCGACTGACCTGGCCGCCCGGCTCGCCGAAGCGGTCGTTGCCGGCAATGCGGAGATCGCCATCGCCGCCGCGCCTGAAGCCGTCGAAGGCGACGTGGCGCTGCGCCTCCAACCCGTCTTCTGCCTGCTGCGCGCCGACCTGCGCGACAGCCTGCAGCGCTACACCGAAGCCGGCGGCCGCAAGGTTCACACATGGACCGCGCAGCACCGCACGGCGCACGTGCCCTTCGACCGTCCCGGCGACTCACCCGACGCCTTTTTCAACGCCAACACCCTGGCCGAACTGCACGCACTCGAAAACCGATGA
- the rnhA gene encoding ribonuclease HI, translating to MNEVVIYTDGACKGNPGPGGWGAWLKSGATEKDLFGGELNTTNNRMELTAVIEGLAALKRPCKVLLYLDSQYVRKGITEWIRGWKAKGWLTASKQPVKNVELWQRLDKLVSEGGHQIEWRWVKGHSGDPGNERADMLANKGVDKALGRI from the coding sequence TTGAACGAAGTCGTGATCTACACCGATGGTGCGTGCAAGGGCAATCCCGGACCCGGTGGCTGGGGCGCGTGGCTCAAGTCGGGCGCCACCGAGAAAGACCTGTTCGGAGGTGAACTCAACACCACCAACAACCGCATGGAGCTGACCGCCGTCATCGAGGGGCTGGCGGCGCTCAAGCGGCCCTGCAAGGTGCTGCTGTACCTCGACAGCCAGTACGTGCGCAAGGGCATCACCGAATGGATCCGCGGCTGGAAGGCCAAGGGCTGGCTCACCGCGAGCAAGCAGCCGGTGAAGAACGTCGAGCTCTGGCAGCGGCTCGACAAGCTGGTGAGCGAGGGCGGACACCAGATCGAATGGCGCTGGGTCAAGGGCCACTCGGGCGATCCGGGCAACGAGCGCGCCGACATGCTGGCCAACAAGGGCGTGGACAAGGCGCTCGGAAGGATCTGA
- a CDS encoding serine hydrolase domain-containing protein — MRFLKRSLRAAVLGLALPLLAAAQSLPTARPEQIGLSTGRLQMLTDVLKADVAAGKIPGAVLLVARQGKVAWFEPVGKLDPAAGTPMPRDGIFRIYSMSKPITTVAAMMLVEDGRLKLDDPIATYLPEFATMTVGVEKPGADGKPVLDTVPARRPITVQDLMRHTSGLTYGFFGPGLVKQAYNAADLGAGDPTLAEFSQRLAKLPLAYQPGTTWEYSQSTDILGRVVEVVSGQSLYQFEKTRLLDPLGMKDTSYYVPEPARQPRIAEPLPSDRSFGVGAEFNDPRIVRKYESGGGGLVSTANDYARFLQMLLNGGSLDGKRYLGPRTIALMTADHSNAGAGIVPGPLYLPGPGYGFGLGFAVRRNDGEAPYPSAGGEYNWGGAGGTYMWVDPKNEMFVVLMLQSPKYRTHYRTLTRDMIYAAVIK, encoded by the coding sequence ATGAGATTTCTGAAGCGCAGCCTGCGCGCGGCCGTGCTCGGCCTGGCCCTTCCCCTGCTGGCGGCGGCGCAATCGCTGCCTACAGCCAGGCCCGAGCAGATCGGCCTCTCGACCGGGCGCCTGCAGATGCTCACCGACGTGCTCAAGGCTGACGTGGCCGCCGGCAAGATCCCGGGCGCGGTGCTGCTGGTGGCGCGCCAGGGTAAGGTCGCGTGGTTCGAGCCGGTCGGCAAGCTCGACCCTGCGGCCGGCACTCCAATGCCACGCGACGGCATCTTCCGCATCTACTCGATGAGCAAGCCCATCACCACGGTGGCCGCAATGATGCTGGTGGAAGACGGCCGGCTGAAGCTCGACGACCCGATCGCGACCTACCTGCCCGAGTTCGCCACCATGACGGTGGGCGTGGAAAAGCCCGGCGCCGACGGCAAACCGGTGCTCGACACCGTGCCCGCGCGCCGCCCCATCACCGTGCAGGACCTGATGCGCCACACCTCGGGCCTGACCTACGGCTTCTTCGGCCCGGGCCTCGTGAAGCAGGCTTACAACGCCGCCGACCTGGGCGCCGGCGACCCGACGCTGGCCGAGTTCTCCCAGCGCCTCGCCAAGCTGCCGCTGGCCTACCAGCCCGGCACGACCTGGGAGTACAGCCAGTCGACCGACATCCTCGGCCGCGTGGTCGAGGTGGTGTCGGGCCAGTCGCTCTACCAGTTCGAGAAAACCCGGCTGCTCGACCCGCTGGGCATGAAGGACACCAGCTACTACGTGCCCGAGCCGGCGCGCCAGCCGCGCATTGCCGAGCCGCTGCCCAGCGACCGCAGCTTCGGCGTGGGCGCCGAGTTCAACGACCCGCGCATCGTGCGCAAGTACGAATCGGGCGGCGGCGGGCTGGTGTCGACCGCGAACGACTACGCGCGCTTCCTGCAGATGCTGCTCAACGGCGGCTCGCTCGACGGCAAGCGCTACCTCGGCCCGCGCACCATCGCGCTGATGACCGCCGACCATTCCAATGCGGGCGCCGGCATCGTGCCCGGCCCGCTCTACCTGCCGGGCCCGGGCTACGGCTTCGGCCTGGGCTTTGCGGTGCGCCGCAATGACGGCGAGGCGCCCTACCCGTCGGCCGGCGGCGAATACAACTGGGGAGGTGCGGGCGGCACCTACATGTGGGTCGACCCGAAAAACGAAATGTTCGTCGTGCTCATGCTGCAGTCGCCAAAGTACAGAACACATTACAGAACATTGACCCGGGACATGATTTATGCGGCGGTGATCAAGTAG
- the gloB gene encoding hydroxyacylglutathione hydrolase, with the protein MTLVPLPAFADNYIWMLHDGSHAIVVDPGDAQPVFDALARHKLQLAAILVTHHHPDHTGGVAALHAATGAPVWGPARERIPEPYTPLAQGDIAEVLGLRFEVIDVPGHTAGHIAYFLPAAQTALNDAPLLFCGDTLFSGGCGRLFEGTPAQMLASLDALAALPGDTRVCCAHEYTLSNLRFAQAVEPANAELSHYNARCESLRAKGQPTLPSQLAIERQVNPFLRSREATVLRAVRAHAELAADAAEADVFAALRQWKNDFR; encoded by the coding sequence ATGACCCTTGTTCCGCTGCCCGCCTTCGCTGACAACTACATCTGGATGCTGCACGACGGGTCCCACGCCATCGTGGTGGATCCGGGCGATGCCCAACCGGTGTTCGACGCGCTGGCGCGCCACAAGCTGCAGCTGGCCGCGATTCTAGTCACGCACCACCACCCAGATCACACGGGGGGCGTGGCCGCGCTGCATGCAGCCACCGGCGCGCCGGTCTGGGGGCCCGCACGCGAGCGCATTCCCGAGCCGTACACGCCGCTGGCGCAGGGCGACATCGCGGAAGTGCTCGGCCTGCGCTTCGAGGTCATCGACGTGCCGGGCCATACCGCCGGCCATATCGCCTACTTCCTGCCCGCCGCGCAAACCGCGCTCAACGATGCACCGCTGCTGTTCTGCGGCGACACGCTGTTCTCCGGTGGCTGCGGCCGCTTGTTCGAAGGCACGCCCGCGCAGATGCTGGCCTCGCTCGATGCACTCGCCGCATTGCCCGGCGACACGCGTGTCTGCTGCGCTCACGAGTACACACTTTCTAACCTGCGTTTCGCCCAGGCGGTGGAACCGGCCAACGCCGAACTGAGTCACTACAACGCGCGCTGCGAAAGCCTGCGCGCGAAGGGGCAGCCCACGCTGCCGTCGCAACTGGCGATCGAACGCCAGGTCAACCCCTTTCTTCGCAGCCGCGAAGCCACTGTCCTTAGAGCGGTGCGTGCCCATGCCGAGCTGGCTGCCGATGCAGCCGAAGCCGATGTGTTTGCCGCATTGCGCCAATGGAAAAACGACTTCCGATGA
- the moeA gene encoding molybdopterin molybdotransferase MoeA produces the protein MSRIADIASALTGYDDAADLSVEAVHAFLSQLTATSVVTQRESVSLLDALGRVLAEDIVSPVSVPPHDNSAMDGYAFDGAVLPENAPIDASVTLRVAGTALAGAAWRGALGPGDAVRIMTGAMMPAGLDTVIPQEFCKVDGDRVCFPAKVLRRGDNRRFAGEDLMKGQPALRKGERLSPAALGMVASLGLPGVPALRRLRVACFSTGDEILSLGDTPREGAVYDSNRYTVIGLLTRLGCEVIDLGLVRDDPATLAATLQRAAREADAIVTSGGVSAGAADHTRDVMQQLGDMAFWRVAMRPGRPLAVGLISREASPQPAVLFGLPGNPVAVMVTFLAFVRPALLRMMGCHEAAAAPPPLLRARSTSPIRKKPGRTEYQRGFVKNVRGALPEVCVASHQGSGVLSSMVEANGLVVLHHDQGSVAAGDEVDVMMFDGVI, from the coding sequence ATGAGCCGCATCGCAGACATCGCTTCCGCCCTCACGGGCTATGACGACGCCGCCGACCTGAGCGTCGAGGCCGTCCACGCCTTTCTTTCGCAACTGACGGCCACGTCCGTCGTCACGCAGCGCGAGAGCGTTTCGCTGCTCGACGCCCTCGGCCGCGTGCTGGCCGAAGACATCGTCTCGCCCGTCAGCGTGCCGCCGCACGACAACTCCGCCATGGACGGCTACGCCTTCGACGGCGCAGTGCTGCCCGAGAACGCGCCCATCGACGCCTCCGTCACGTTGCGCGTGGCAGGCACGGCGCTGGCCGGCGCGGCCTGGCGCGGCGCGCTGGGCCCGGGCGATGCGGTGCGCATCATGACCGGCGCGATGATGCCGGCGGGCCTCGACACCGTCATTCCGCAGGAGTTCTGCAAGGTCGACGGCGACCGCGTGTGCTTCCCGGCCAAGGTGCTGCGCCGCGGCGACAACCGCCGTTTCGCGGGCGAAGACCTGATGAAGGGCCAGCCCGCGCTGCGCAAGGGCGAGCGCCTCTCGCCGGCCGCGCTCGGCATGGTCGCGAGCCTCGGTCTGCCGGGCGTGCCCGCGCTGCGGCGGCTGCGGGTGGCCTGCTTCTCGACCGGCGACGAGATCCTGAGCCTCGGCGACACGCCGCGCGAAGGCGCCGTGTACGACAGCAACCGCTACACCGTGATCGGCTTGCTCACGCGGCTGGGCTGCGAGGTGATCGACCTCGGCCTGGTACGCGACGACCCGGCCACGCTCGCCGCCACGCTGCAGCGCGCCGCACGCGAGGCCGATGCCATCGTCACCAGCGGCGGCGTCAGCGCGGGCGCGGCAGACCACACGCGCGACGTGATGCAGCAGCTGGGCGACATGGCGTTCTGGCGCGTGGCCATGCGCCCGGGCCGTCCGCTGGCTGTGGGGTTGATTTCGCGCGAGGCCTCACCTCAGCCGGCCGTGCTGTTCGGCCTGCCGGGCAATCCGGTGGCCGTGATGGTCACCTTCCTGGCCTTCGTGCGGCCGGCACTGCTGCGCATGATGGGCTGCCATGAAGCAGCCGCCGCGCCACCGCCGCTGCTGCGCGCGCGCAGCACGAGCCCGATCCGCAAGAAGCCGGGCCGCACCGAATACCAGCGCGGTTTTGTAAAGAACGTGCGGGGCGCGTTGCCCGAAGTGTGCGTGGCGAGCCACCAGGGCTCGGGCGTGCTCAGCTCGATGGTCGAGGCCAACGGGCTTGTGGTGCTGCACCACGACCAGGGCAGCGTGGCGGCGGGCGACGAAGTCGACGTGATGATGTTCGACGGCGTGATCTAG
- a CDS encoding class I SAM-dependent methyltransferase, which produces MSGQIIGLQDWFATPPGRYLLAWEQAQFDQAVADVFGYHALQLGAAEVDGLRANRMPHRWLALDDPARASKATLLTDFAALPFAANSLDLVVMPHALELSPDPHATLREVERVLVPEGRVVICGLNPASLWGMRQRRAHIYRRLGIGDLYLPEGGEFIGYWRMRDWLRLLSFEVESGRFGIYRPAVRSEAWLERSRWMDAAGERWWPIFGAAYFLVAVKRVRGMRLLSADWRRSGARATAPVPIAGKVHRSEPNKN; this is translated from the coding sequence ATGAGCGGTCAAATTATAGGTTTGCAGGATTGGTTCGCGACCCCCCCGGGGCGCTACCTTCTGGCTTGGGAGCAGGCCCAGTTCGATCAGGCGGTGGCCGATGTGTTCGGCTATCACGCGCTGCAGCTGGGCGCGGCAGAGGTCGACGGGCTGCGCGCCAACCGCATGCCGCACCGCTGGCTGGCGCTGGACGACCCCGCCCGCGCCAGCAAGGCAACGCTCCTGACCGACTTTGCGGCGCTGCCTTTTGCCGCCAACAGCCTCGACCTGGTGGTGATGCCGCACGCGCTCGAACTCAGCCCCGACCCGCACGCCACCCTGCGCGAGGTAGAGCGGGTGCTGGTGCCCGAGGGCCGCGTGGTGATCTGCGGGCTCAACCCGGCCAGCCTCTGGGGCATGCGGCAGCGCCGCGCGCACATCTACCGCCGGCTGGGCATCGGCGATCTTTACCTGCCAGAAGGCGGGGAGTTCATCGGCTACTGGCGCATGCGCGACTGGCTGCGCCTGCTGAGCTTCGAGGTGGAGTCGGGCCGCTTCGGCATCTACCGGCCGGCGGTGCGCAGCGAGGCCTGGCTGGAGCGCTCGCGCTGGATGGACGCCGCCGGCGAGCGCTGGTGGCCGATCTTTGGCGCAGCCTATTTTTTGGTCGCTGTGAAGCGGGTGCGCGGCATGCGCCTGCTGAGCGCCGACTGGCGGCGCTCAGGCGCCCGCGCCACCGCGCCCGTGCCCATTGCCGGCAAGGTGCATCGCAGCGAGCCGAACAAGAATTGA
- the moaA gene encoding GTP 3',8-cyclase MoaA, with protein MKNSSSTVIPISAIGRARPAVAVPEVAVPATGLLLDRLGRPMTDLRISVTDRCNFRCSYCMPKDVFDKDYKYLPHSALLSFEEMTRLARLFAAHGVRKIRLTGGEPLLRKNIEGLIEQLAEIRTPAGEPLALTLTTNGSLLARKAAALKDAGLQRVTVSLDSLDDAVFRHMNDVDFPVADVLAGIDAAIAAGLGPIKVNMVVKRGANDQEILPMARYFRTHHGGKVVLRFIEYMDVGATNGWRMDEVLPSADVIARIHAEFPLVPLEAATPGETAQRWAYADGTGEIGVISSVTQAFCHDCSRARLSTEGKLYLCLFASAGHDLRPLLRGTASDDDITSAIGHIWQGRADRYSELRALHGPDDDSNDAGDKAPRRVEMSYIGG; from the coding sequence ATGAAGAACAGCAGCAGCACCGTCATCCCGATCTCCGCGATCGGCCGAGCACGTCCCGCCGTGGCCGTGCCGGAGGTTGCCGTGCCCGCCACGGGGTTGCTGCTCGACCGCCTGGGCCGGCCCATGACCGACCTGCGCATCAGCGTGACCGACCGCTGCAACTTCCGCTGCAGCTACTGCATGCCGAAGGACGTGTTCGACAAGGACTACAAGTACCTGCCGCACAGCGCGCTGCTCAGCTTCGAGGAAATGACACGGCTGGCCCGCCTGTTCGCCGCCCATGGCGTGCGCAAGATCCGGCTGACCGGCGGCGAACCGCTGCTGCGCAAGAACATCGAGGGGCTCATCGAACAACTCGCCGAGATCCGCACACCCGCCGGCGAACCGCTGGCGCTGACGCTGACCACCAACGGCTCGCTGCTCGCGCGCAAGGCCGCCGCGCTCAAGGACGCCGGCCTGCAGCGCGTGACCGTGAGCCTCGACAGCCTCGACGACGCCGTCTTCCGCCACATGAACGACGTCGACTTTCCGGTGGCCGACGTGCTGGCCGGCATCGATGCGGCAATCGCCGCTGGCCTCGGCCCCATCAAGGTCAACATGGTGGTCAAGCGCGGCGCCAACGATCAAGAGATCCTGCCGATGGCCCGCTATTTCCGCACGCACCACGGCGGCAAGGTGGTGCTGCGCTTCATCGAGTACATGGACGTGGGCGCCACCAACGGCTGGCGCATGGACGAGGTGCTGCCCTCGGCCGACGTCATCGCGCGCATCCATGCCGAATTTCCCCTGGTGCCGCTCGAAGCCGCCACGCCCGGCGAAACCGCCCAGCGCTGGGCCTATGCCGACGGCACCGGCGAAATCGGCGTGATCAGCAGCGTCACCCAGGCCTTCTGCCACGACTGCAGCCGCGCGCGCCTGTCGACCGAAGGCAAGCTGTACCTCTGCCTCTTCGCGAGCGCCGGCCACGACCTGCGCCCACTGCTGCGCGGCACCGCCAGCGACGACGACATTACCTCGGCCATCGGCCACATCTGGCAGGGCCGCGCCGACCGCTACTCCGAGCTGCGCGCCCTGCACGGTCCGGATGACGACAGCAACGATGCCGGCGACAAGGCCCCGCGCCGCGTCGAGATGAGCTACATCGGCGGATGA